A stretch of Desulfotalea psychrophila LSv54 DNA encodes these proteins:
- the rpe gene encoding ribulose-phosphate 3-epimerase encodes MQSIKIAPSILSADFTRLGEEIEAVDRAGAEVIHIDVMDGHFVPNITIGPLVVEAARRVTDKVLDVHLMISDADRYVDSFVKAGADWVTVHVETCTHLHRTVSRIKELGAKAGAVLNPATSLASLDFILEDLDLVMLMSVNPGFGGQSFIPSTLEKSWQLHQRIQSLGLEIGIEIDGGINAATIADATEAGANIFVAGSAVYGSSDYSETIAELKKLAAVGLTKRREK; translated from the coding sequence ATGCAAAGTATAAAAATAGCACCATCGATTCTTTCTGCTGATTTCACTCGTTTGGGCGAGGAGATAGAGGCCGTCGATAGGGCTGGTGCAGAAGTTATTCATATAGATGTCATGGATGGACATTTCGTGCCTAATATTACCATAGGCCCTCTGGTGGTTGAGGCGGCGCGGCGGGTTACCGATAAGGTTCTTGATGTGCATCTGATGATCAGTGATGCGGATAGGTATGTTGATAGTTTTGTTAAGGCCGGTGCTGACTGGGTGACGGTGCATGTAGAGACCTGTACCCATCTGCATAGAACGGTCAGTCGGATTAAGGAGTTGGGGGCAAAGGCAGGAGCTGTGCTGAACCCTGCAACCTCACTTGCCTCCCTTGACTTTATCCTGGAGGATCTCGATCTTGTCATGCTGATGAGTGTTAATCCCGGGTTTGGCGGTCAGTCTTTTATCCCCTCTACCCTGGAGAAGAGCTGGCAGCTTCATCAACGTATTCAGAGCCTTGGCTTGGAAATTGGCATTGAGATAGATGGTGGTATCAATGCCGCAACCATTGCCGATGCCACCGAAGCCGGGGCAAACATCTTTGTCGCAGGATCAGCCGTTTATGGGAGCTCTGATTACTCAGAGACTATTGCCGAATTGAAGAAATTGGCAGCAGTTGGCCTTACCAAGCGAAGGGAAAAATAG
- a CDS encoding glucose-6-phosphate isomerase, whose product MFASYKSIQETCAFEKLSELAQSPYDLTQPGALQADNRLQRYQVAGQAFKLFYATEQVDDRVLAGLQAVADECQLVSQYRAMRTGAVMNKIDGFVSENRRVLHTATRDLFSGEPAEASMNSRAKRELEKLSHFLDALDAGEIVNEAGEAFTTIVQVGIGGSDLGPRAVYEALKSYTIVGRRAAFISNVDPDDVSMALADLDLGKTIFNIVSKSGSTLETVTNEAFVRRALLENGYDSARHCISITGEGSPMDDPDSYLASFYLYDCIGGRYSTTSMVGCVLLGFTLGFEQVMAFLRGAANMDNSADEVDILKNIPLLMALIGIWNRNFLDLSSLAIIPYSQALYRFPAHLQQCDMESNGKSVDRQGRAVQGKTGPIIWGETGSNSQHAFFQHIYQGTSPVPIEFIGFSESQRGKDIEVQGCTSQQKLLANLFAQMVALACGKKDQNLNKFFAGNRPSCLLFAKKLTPYVMGSLLACYEAKIVFQGFAWNINSFDQEGVQLGKELAKRFLREIGGEEEGFHGIESAFLNEVQRGV is encoded by the coding sequence ATGTTTGCAAGTTATAAAAGTATACAGGAGACCTGTGCATTTGAAAAATTATCAGAGCTTGCTCAAAGCCCCTATGATCTAACTCAGCCGGGGGCCCTGCAGGCAGATAATCGTCTGCAGCGATATCAGGTTGCAGGTCAGGCCTTTAAACTCTTCTATGCAACGGAGCAGGTGGATGACAGGGTGCTTGCCGGCCTGCAGGCGGTGGCCGATGAGTGCCAGCTTGTCTCTCAGTACAGGGCAATGCGAACCGGCGCCGTCATGAACAAAATAGATGGATTTGTTAGTGAGAATCGCCGGGTGCTACACACTGCTACCCGTGATCTCTTTTCGGGGGAGCCAGCGGAAGCATCAATGAACTCAAGGGCCAAAAGGGAATTGGAAAAACTCTCTCACTTTCTTGATGCCCTTGATGCCGGTGAGATTGTTAACGAGGCGGGAGAGGCCTTTACTACCATTGTTCAGGTGGGTATAGGTGGCTCTGATTTGGGTCCCCGGGCCGTATATGAGGCCCTGAAATCCTATACTATTGTCGGCAGAAGGGCAGCCTTTATCTCTAATGTTGATCCCGACGATGTCTCCATGGCCCTGGCCGATCTTGACCTTGGCAAAACCATTTTTAATATTGTCTCCAAGAGTGGTTCAACCCTTGAGACGGTGACCAACGAGGCCTTTGTTCGTCGAGCTCTCTTGGAAAATGGTTATGATTCGGCTCGACACTGTATTTCTATCACCGGTGAGGGGTCGCCCATGGATGATCCTGATTCTTATCTGGCCTCCTTTTATCTCTATGATTGTATCGGCGGTCGCTACAGTACCACCTCCATGGTGGGTTGTGTCCTGCTTGGCTTTACCCTCGGTTTTGAGCAGGTAATGGCCTTTTTGCGTGGGGCCGCTAATATGGATAACTCTGCCGATGAGGTTGATATTCTAAAAAATATTCCTCTTCTTATGGCCCTTATAGGGATTTGGAACCGAAATTTCCTCGATCTTTCCAGTTTGGCGATTATTCCCTATTCTCAGGCACTGTATCGTTTTCCTGCTCATTTACAGCAGTGCGATATGGAGAGTAATGGTAAGTCCGTTGACCGGCAGGGGCGGGCTGTGCAGGGGAAGACGGGGCCGATTATTTGGGGAGAGACGGGGAGCAACAGCCAACATGCTTTTTTTCAGCATATCTATCAGGGAACCTCGCCGGTACCCATTGAGTTTATTGGATTTTCTGAGTCGCAACGTGGTAAGGATATAGAGGTGCAGGGCTGCACCTCACAGCAAAAGCTTCTAGCCAATCTCTTTGCCCAGATGGTGGCCCTTGCCTGCGGTAAAAAAGATCAGAATCTCAATAAGTTTTTTGCGGGAAACAGACCAAGTTGTCTGCTCTTTGCAAAAAAGCTCACCCCCTATGTTATGGGAAGCCTGCTTGCCTGCTATGAGGCAAAAATTGTCTTTCAGGGCTTTGCCTGGAATATAAACTCCTTTGATCAGGAGGGTGTGCAGTTGGGTAAGGAGCTTGCCAAGAGATTTTTACGTGAAATCGGGGGTGAAGAAGAGGGTTTTCACGGGATAGAATCTGCTTTTCTTAATGAAGTTCAAAGGGGCGTATAA